GTGGTGCTGATGCTGATCGTGGTCATCCCGGTGATCGTGATGACGATTGCGTTCGCGTGGAAGTATCGCGCCTCCAATACCAAGGCCCGCTATGAGCCGGACTGGTCGCACTCCACCGCGATCGAAGTGGTGGTGTGGTCGATCCCGTGCGTGATCATCCTGGTGCTGGCGGTGCTGACCTGGCGCTCGTCGCATGCGCTGGACCCGTACCGGCCGCTGGATTCGGACGTCAAGCCAATCACCATCGAAGCGGTGTCGCTGGACTGGAAGTGGATGTTCATCTACCCCGACCAGAACATCGCCACGGTCAACGAGATCGCGTTCCCGGTGCGCACGCCGCTGAACTTCAAGATCACCTCCGACACGGTGATGAATTCGTTCTTCATTCCGCATCTGGGCACCATGATCTACGCCATGGCCGGCATGGAAACCAAGCTGCATCTGGTCGCCGACGAGCCGGGCGAATACTTCGGCCTGTCCACCAACTACAGCGGTCACGGCTTCTCGAAGATGAGCTTCAAGGCGCATGCGGTCGATCAGGCCGGCTTCGATGCATGGGTGGCCAAGGTCAAGGCCTCCCCAACCGCACTCAATGCCGCCGAATACCAGGTGCTGGCCGCCAATCGCAACGACAAGGACCAGTACCCGGTCACCTACTACTCGTCGGTGCAGGACGGCATGTTCCGCTCGCTGGTCGACAAATACATGAATGGTCCGGGCCACAACAAGGGCCACGGCGACCATCAGGCATCGGGCGCTGAGCCGGTTGCCATGTGCACTTCTGGAGACAAGTGATGTTAGGCAAACTTACCATCGAGGCGGTTCCGTACCACGAGCCGATCATCATGGTCGCGCTGGGTGGCGCCGGCCTGCTAGGCCTGCTGATCGCGGGCGCCATCACCAAGTACAAGCTGTGGGGCTATCTCTGGAACGAGTGGTTCACCTCGGTGGATCACAAGCGCATCGGCGTGATGTACATCATCGTGGCGCTGGTCATGCTGCTGCGCGGTTTCGCCGATGCGGCGATGATGCGCACCCAGCAGGCCCTGGCCGGCGGTGGCGGCGAGGGCGTGTTGCCTCCGCATCACTACGACCAGATCTTCACCGCGCACGGCGTGATCATGATCTTCTTCATGGCCATGCCGTTCATGACCGGCCTGTTGAACCTGATCGTGCCGCTGCAGATCGGCGCGCGCGACGTGGCGTTCCCGTTCCTGAACTCGCTGAGCTTCTGGCTGTTCGTGGCCGGTGCGGCGCTGATCAATATCTCGCTGGGCGTTGGTGAGTTCGCGCAGACCGGTTGGCTGGCGTACCCGCCGTTGTCGGGACTGGAATACAGTCCGGGGGTCGGCGTCGATTACTACATCTGGGCGTTGCAGATCTCCGGATTGGG
The window above is part of the Xanthomonas cassavae CFBP 4642 genome. Proteins encoded here:
- the cyoA gene encoding ubiquinol oxidase subunit II, whose amino-acid sequence is MIPLKQLGRLLRPGLMLPFLLLAGCNSAILNPKGQIGHDEKQLLITSVVLMLIVVIPVIVMTIAFAWKYRASNTKARYEPDWSHSTAIEVVVWSIPCVIILVLAVLTWRSSHALDPYRPLDSDVKPITIEAVSLDWKWMFIYPDQNIATVNEIAFPVRTPLNFKITSDTVMNSFFIPHLGTMIYAMAGMETKLHLVADEPGEYFGLSTNYSGHGFSKMSFKAHAVDQAGFDAWVAKVKASPTALNAAEYQVLAANRNDKDQYPVTYYSSVQDGMFRSLVDKYMNGPGHNKGHGDHQASGAEPVAMCTSGDK